A single Dasypus novemcinctus isolate mDasNov1 chromosome 4, mDasNov1.1.hap2, whole genome shotgun sequence DNA region contains:
- the LOC101440333 gene encoding LOW QUALITY PROTEIN: GRB2-associated-binding protein 1-like (The sequence of the model RefSeq protein was modified relative to this genomic sequence to represent the inferred CDS: inserted 2 bases in 1 codon), which yields MSGGEVVCSGWLRKSPPEKKLKRNAWKRRWFVLRSGRLTGDPDVLEYYKNDHAKKPIRIIDLNLCQQVDAGLTFNKKEFENSYIFDINTIDRIFYLVADSEEEMNKWVRCICDICGFNPTEEDAVKPPGNSSQAPADLPLAITTAPPSTQVDSSSATLPLPYQLINLPTHLETXAIQEDPQDYLLLINCQSKKPEPMSQGSSFVSEEGEEYLLLEDFESKAISLQTHADSSKSTSSETDCNDNVPSHKNPVSSLSKQGVNGFFQQQMMYDSPPSRAASISVDANLYNLPRSYSHDVLPKVSPSNTEADGELYVFNTPSGTSSVETQVRHVSISYDIPPIPGNTYQVPRTFPEGTLGQTSKLETIPDIPPPRPPKPHPAHDRSPVETCSIKRTSSDTDSSYCIPTAGIPPSRSNTISTVDLNKLRKDTSSQDFYDIPRTFPSDRSSSLEGFHNHFKIKNVFTVGSVSNEELDENYVPMNPNSPPRQHSSSFTERIQEENYVPMTPGTFDFSSFGMQVPPPAHMGFRSSPKTPPRRPVPVADCEPPPVDRNLKPDRKAKPAPLEIKPLPEWEELQAPVRSPITRSFARDASRFPLSPRPDSVHSTTSSSDSHDSEENYVPMNPNLTGEDANLFGSNSQDGGSSPMIKPKDKQVEYLDLDLDSGKSTQKSSGSSSSVADERVDYVVVDQQKTLALKSTREAWTDGRQSTESETPTKSLK from the exons ATGAGCGGCGGCGAAGTGGTCTGCTCCGGATGGCTCCGCAAATCCCCCCCGGAGAAGAAGTTGAAGC GAAATGCATGGAAGAGGAGATGGTTTGTGTTACGCAGTGGCCGTTTAACTGGAGATCCAGATGTCTTGGAATATTACAAAAATGATCATGCCAAGAAGCCTATCCGTATTATTGATTTAAATTTATGTCAGCAAGTTGATGCTGGATTGACATTTAACAAAAAAGAGTTTGAAAACAGCTACATTTTTGATATCAACACTATTGACCGGATTTTCTACTTGGTAGCAGACAGTGAAGAGGAGATGAATAAGTGGGTTCGTTGTATTTGTGACATCTGTGGGTTTAATCCTACGGAAGAAGAtgctgtgaagccacctggtaaCTCCTCACAAGCACCAGCTGATTTACCATTAGCTATAACTACAGCCCCACCATCCACCCAGGTGGATTCTTCCTCTGCTACTCTACCTCTTCCATATCAGCTAATTAACCTTCCAACACACCTGGAAAC TGCCATCCAGGAGGATCCTCAAGACTACCTCTTGCTAATCAACTGTCAAAgcaagaagcctgaacccatgAGCCAAGGGTCATCTTTTGTTTCTGAAGAAGGAGAGGAATACCTGCTACTAGAAGACTTTGAAAGCAAAGCGATTTCATTGCAAACACATGCTGATTCTTCAAAATCCACCTCTTCTGAAACAGACTGCAATGATAACGTCCCTTCTCATAAAAATCCTGTTTCCTCCCTGAGCAAACAAGGAGTGAATGGCTTTTTTCAGCAGCAAATGATGTATGACTCTCCACCATCACGTGCTGCATCTATTTCTGTAGACGCCAACCTGTATAACCTGCCCAGAAGTTACTCTCACGATGTTTTACCGAAAGTATCGCCATCGAATACTGAAGCAGATGGAGAACTCTATGTTTTTAATACCCCATCTGGCACATCGAGTGTAGAGACTCAAGTGAGGCATGTGTCTATTAGTTACGACATTCCTCCAATACCTGGTAATACTTACCAGGTTCCACGAACATTTCCAGAAGGAACCTTGGGACAGACGTCAAAGCTAGAGACTATTCCAGATATTCCTCCACCTCGGCCACCGAAACCACATCCAGCTCATGACCGATCTCCTGTGGAAACGTGTAGTATCAAACGCACGTCCTCAGACACTGACAGTAGTTACTGTATACCTACAGCAGGAATCCCTCCATCACGTAGCAATACCATTTCCACTGTGGATCTGAACAAATTGCGAAAAGATACTAGTTCTCAAGACTTCTACGATATTCCACGAACATTTCCAAGTGACAGATCTAGTTCACTTGAAGGCTTCCATAACCACTTTAAAATCAAAAATGTGTTCACAGTGGGAAGTGTGTCAAATGAAGAACTGGATGAAAATTATGTCCCCATGAATCCCAACTCTCCACCACGACAACATTCCAGCAGTTTTACAGAACGAATCCAGGAAGAAAATTATGTGCCAATGACACCAGGGACATTTGACTTTTCTTCATTTGGGATGCAAGTTCCCCCTCCTGCTCATATGGGCTTCAGGTCCAGCCCAAAGACCCCTCCCCGAAGGCCCGTTCCCGTTGCAGACTGTGAACCACCGCCCGTGGACAGGAACctcaagccagacagaaaagccAAGCCAGCACCTTTAGAAATAAAACCTTTGCCAGAGTGGGAAGAATTACAAGCTCCAGTTAGATCTCCCATCACTAGGAGTTTTGCACGAGATGCCTCTAGGTTTCCGCTGTCCCCCCGACCAGATTCAGTGCATAGTACAACTTCAAGCAGTGACTCACATGACAGTGAAGAGAATTATGTTCCCATGAACCCAAACCTGACTGGTGAAGACGCAAATCTTTTTGGCAGTAATAGTCAGGATGGAGGAAGCAGTCCTATGATAAAGCCCAAAGACAAACAAGTGGAATACCTAGATTTAGATTTAGATTCTGGGAAATCCACGCAAAAGAGCAGTGGCTCCAGCAGCAGTGTAGCAGATGAGAGAGTGGATTATGTTGTGGTTGACCAACAGAAGACCCTGGCACTAAAAAGCACCCGGGAAGCCTGGACTGATGGGAGACAGTCCACCGAATCTGAAACACCAACCAAGAGCTTGAAATGA